From a single Limisphaera ngatamarikiensis genomic region:
- a CDS encoding glycosyl-4,4'-diaponeurosporenoate acyltransferase, which produces MLTELPTWLTALLNVIGWPVIQLGWAWIFTRLPSRWFHPPRGFAWEAQGRLYERLFAVRRWKDRLPDGAAWFRHGFPKSALRSSQTDYLRAFLVETWRGELCHWAALASTPVFALWNPPWAILIMTLCGLLLNIPCILAQRYNRIRLRRLVEKRVTTSS; this is translated from the coding sequence ATGCTGACTGAGCTTCCCACCTGGCTGACTGCTTTGTTGAACGTGATCGGATGGCCGGTGATCCAGTTGGGTTGGGCATGGATCTTTACCCGGCTGCCGTCCCGGTGGTTCCACCCGCCGCGCGGATTTGCCTGGGAAGCACAGGGACGGCTCTACGAACGCCTGTTCGCCGTCCGTCGTTGGAAGGATCGACTGCCGGATGGCGCTGCCTGGTTTCGGCACGGTTTTCCGAAATCGGCTTTGAGATCCTCACAAACCGACTACCTCCGAGCCTTTCTCGTGGAGACGTGGCGGGGCGAGCTGTGTCACTGGGCTGCACTGGCCTCCACGCCGGTCTTTGCATTATGGAATCCTCCCTGGGCCATCCTCATCATGACCCTTTGCGGGCTGCTGTTGAACATCCCGTGCATTCTGGCCCAGCGCTATAACCGGATCCGATTGCGGCGGCTGGTCGAAAAGCGCGTCACCACTTCGTCTTGA
- a CDS encoding glycosyl hydrolase yields the protein MRTCMLRGLLWVPGLLLLTSGMVLSAHAVDATAVKRLLADPPRHYTSAPLWVWNDAMTEEQVRDTLRDLCSQQIRQVFIHPRPGLMTPYLGLEWFRLWKVALDEAERLDMNVWIYDENSYPSGFAGGWVPELMPESRGMGLHFFETNAPPEWTTDTVAVFQLGDDDARDVSGRVRSGETLPHGRYWVAVIRQAENSPWHGNRFYVNLLTEGVTEKFLEVTLGAYRREVGGQFGHRIPGVFTDEPNIRPAGGFPWCPDLPEQFEKRRGYDLLAHLPALARELGDWRRVRHDYFRTLNELFIERWARPYYEWCEAHGLSFTGYYWDHEWPQCLNVPDNMAMAAWQHIPGIDCLMNQYAEHTRAQFGNVRFCREISSVANQLGRKRTLVELYGAGGWDLRFEDMKRIADWLLVLGINLMDEHLSYVTLRGARKRDHPQSFSYHEPWWEAYQVHARYLARLSAVMSQGEQINRILVLEPTSTAWMYQGHEAGLRQLGDSFFNLLMRLEAAQIEYDLGCESILAEHAAVEGNRLRVGRRLYDVLVLPPLCENISSNLLELGDRFREAGGRVLCLRAAPARVDGALSPRPAHWATRTGWVATDPSRVVEALHRLAPPQGVRIIRAAADRGILFHHRRHIDDGQILLLVNTSMQEPSAGTIESDLQGVERWDPYTGAVEPYPFQNTSNGLRADFRLPPSGSLLLFLSRQPLEPGRPVREEIRPVPPIRLAGGLATHPAGREEDVDAFLEIQRLEPNVLTLDYVDVSAAGETRSNVYFYRANQFVWQKHGVERSPWDNAVQFKDELISRTFPPDSGFTVSYRFSIEGAVPPDLALVVERPDLYTITCNGRAVEPVPGAWWLDKAFGRISLASTARTGENVVTLTARPFTMLHELEPAYVLGSFALKPVARGFAITPDTPIQLGRAQPRPAHGYNPDGTAWLTVGIGFQEGREDRAPYVIFDLGQVTNVNRIKIWNYNEAHVRDLTLRGAGRIRIRAGAEPDSMNEELGTFHLRRAPGGAYDTPDILPVSDRAVRYVRLDILSNLRGVEYPAEGTPEDHGFVGLSEVQFYTAEDHRLANVRVHQVSSELASHRRNAIHLVDGSGLDETHGLGWNTQGHPFYGAGVAYRQRYALPHPEGRYFVRLQGWQGSVARVNVNGQRVGYILAPPWELEVTRQLRPGTNVVEVVVIGTLKNTLGPHHGDPRPGSAWPAMFQEGPEEGPPPGVRYSTIAYGLFRPFRLEQHLPRTDLRPEGL from the coding sequence ATGCGAACGTGCATGCTCCGTGGCTTGTTGTGGGTTCCGGGCCTGCTGCTTCTGACGAGCGGGATGGTGCTCAGCGCGCACGCCGTGGATGCGACAGCGGTGAAACGCCTTCTCGCCGACCCGCCCCGCCATTACACCAGCGCGCCCCTGTGGGTGTGGAATGACGCGATGACCGAGGAACAGGTCCGTGACACGCTGCGCGACCTTTGCAGCCAACAGATCCGACAGGTGTTCATCCACCCCCGGCCGGGCTTGATGACCCCCTACCTGGGGCTGGAATGGTTCCGGCTGTGGAAGGTGGCCCTGGACGAGGCCGAACGCCTGGACATGAACGTTTGGATCTACGACGAGAACTCATACCCGAGCGGTTTTGCCGGTGGATGGGTGCCGGAGCTGATGCCCGAGTCCCGCGGCATGGGCCTGCATTTCTTCGAAACCAACGCCCCGCCCGAATGGACTACCGACACGGTGGCCGTGTTCCAGCTGGGGGATGACGATGCCCGCGATGTGTCCGGCCGGGTAAGGTCGGGCGAGACTCTCCCGCACGGTCGGTATTGGGTGGCCGTGATCCGGCAGGCCGAAAATTCACCATGGCACGGCAACCGTTTCTACGTGAACCTGCTGACCGAGGGCGTCACGGAGAAGTTCCTTGAGGTCACGCTCGGGGCCTACAGGCGGGAGGTGGGCGGCCAGTTCGGCCATCGGATTCCGGGAGTGTTCACCGACGAGCCGAACATCCGGCCTGCGGGAGGATTCCCATGGTGTCCCGACCTGCCGGAGCAGTTTGAAAAGCGGCGCGGCTACGATTTGTTGGCCCATCTGCCGGCACTGGCGCGCGAGCTGGGGGACTGGCGGCGGGTGCGCCATGACTACTTCCGCACCCTCAACGAGCTTTTCATTGAGCGGTGGGCCAGGCCCTACTACGAGTGGTGCGAGGCGCACGGATTGAGCTTCACCGGCTACTATTGGGACCACGAATGGCCTCAATGCCTGAACGTTCCGGATAACATGGCCATGGCCGCCTGGCAGCACATCCCGGGGATCGATTGCCTGATGAATCAATACGCCGAACACACCCGTGCCCAGTTCGGTAACGTGCGGTTCTGTCGGGAAATCTCCAGTGTGGCCAACCAGCTCGGCCGCAAACGCACACTGGTGGAGCTCTATGGGGCCGGGGGATGGGACTTGCGGTTCGAGGATATGAAGCGCATTGCCGACTGGCTCCTGGTGTTGGGAATCAATCTCATGGACGAGCACCTCAGCTATGTGACCCTACGGGGCGCCCGTAAACGCGATCATCCCCAGAGCTTCAGCTATCACGAGCCCTGGTGGGAGGCCTACCAGGTTCATGCGCGCTACCTGGCGCGGCTCTCGGCCGTCATGTCCCAGGGCGAACAAATCAACCGCATCCTGGTGCTGGAACCGACGAGCACCGCCTGGATGTACCAGGGCCATGAGGCCGGGCTTCGGCAACTGGGCGATTCGTTTTTCAACCTGTTGATGCGCCTCGAGGCGGCCCAAATCGAATATGACCTGGGTTGCGAGTCCATTCTGGCCGAGCACGCCGCCGTGGAAGGCAACCGGCTTCGTGTGGGCCGGCGCCTCTATGATGTGCTCGTACTGCCGCCGCTGTGCGAAAACATTTCATCCAATCTGCTGGAGCTGGGGGATCGTTTCCGGGAGGCTGGCGGCCGGGTGTTGTGCCTGAGAGCGGCCCCTGCGCGCGTGGACGGTGCACTCTCACCGCGCCCGGCCCATTGGGCGACCCGGACTGGATGGGTTGCCACGGACCCATCCCGCGTAGTGGAAGCACTCCATCGCCTGGCGCCTCCGCAGGGGGTTCGGATCATCCGCGCGGCGGCCGACCGGGGCATTCTTTTCCATCACCGCCGTCACATCGACGACGGCCAGATCCTGTTGCTGGTGAACACCAGCATGCAGGAGCCCTCGGCCGGCACCATTGAATCGGACCTTCAGGGTGTGGAAAGATGGGACCCCTACACGGGTGCCGTGGAGCCGTACCCATTTCAGAACACTTCGAACGGGCTCAGGGCCGACTTTCGGTTGCCGCCATCCGGAAGCCTTTTGTTGTTCCTGTCACGGCAACCGCTGGAGCCCGGACGACCGGTGAGGGAGGAAATACGTCCGGTGCCGCCCATCCGGTTGGCCGGAGGTTTGGCCACCCATCCGGCGGGACGGGAAGAGGACGTGGATGCCTTTCTGGAAATCCAGCGGCTGGAACCCAACGTGCTGACGTTGGATTACGTGGACGTGTCCGCAGCCGGGGAGACACGATCGAACGTGTATTTTTACCGCGCCAACCAGTTTGTGTGGCAGAAACATGGTGTGGAACGCAGCCCGTGGGACAACGCCGTTCAGTTCAAGGACGAGTTGATCTCCAGGACGTTTCCGCCCGATAGCGGCTTCACGGTCAGCTACCGTTTCTCCATTGAAGGCGCCGTGCCACCCGACCTGGCTCTTGTTGTGGAACGACCCGACCTTTACACCATCACCTGCAACGGCCGGGCGGTGGAACCGGTACCGGGTGCCTGGTGGCTGGACAAGGCTTTCGGCCGCATCTCCCTGGCTTCGACCGCACGAACCGGAGAAAACGTGGTCACGCTCACGGCCCGGCCCTTCACCATGCTGCACGAGCTGGAGCCGGCTTATGTGCTGGGCAGCTTCGCCCTCAAACCGGTGGCGCGGGGATTCGCGATTACGCCGGACACCCCGATCCAACTGGGCAGAGCCCAACCCCGACCGGCTCACGGCTACAACCCTGACGGGACAGCCTGGCTGACCGTCGGCATCGGATTCCAGGAGGGCCGGGAGGACCGCGCTCCATACGTGATCTTTGATCTGGGCCAGGTGACGAATGTGAACCGGATCAAGATCTGGAACTACAACGAGGCGCACGTGCGCGACCTGACGTTGCGGGGCGCCGGGAGGATCCGAATCAGAGCCGGCGCGGAGCCGGACTCAATGAACGAGGAGCTGGGCACGTTCCATCTCCGGCGGGCTCCGGGCGGTGCTTATGACACGCCCGACATCCTGCCCGTGAGCGACCGGGCGGTGCGGTACGTGCGCCTGGACATTTTGTCCAACCTTCGTGGTGTTGAATACCCGGCCGAAGGTACGCCGGAGGACCACGGTTTTGTGGGCCTTTCGGAAGTTCAGTTCTACACCGCTGAGGACCATCGATTGGCGAACGTGAGAGTGCATCAGGTGTCCAGTGAACTGGCATCGCACCGGCGAAATGCCATCCATTTGGTGGATGGCAGTGGTCTCGACGAAACCCATGGACTGGGTTGGAATACCCAGGGCCACCCGTTCTATGGTGCGGGGGTTGCCTATCGCCAGCGATATGCGTTGCCCCACCCGGAGGGCCGGTACTTCGTCCGGCTGCAGGGCTGGCAGGGCAGTGTGGCGCGGGTGAATGTTAATGGCCAACGGGTTGGATATATCCTGGCACCGCCCTGGGAACTCGAGGTTACCCGGCAACTCCGTCCCGGCACCAACGTGGTCGAAGTTGTGGTGATCGGTACCCTCAAGAACACCCTCGGCCCCCATCATGGGGATCCCCGTCCGGGTAGTGCATGGCCGGCCATGTTTCAGGAAGGTCCCGAAGAAGGCCCGCCACCCGGCGTGCGCTACAGCACGATTGCTTATGGTTTGTTCCGGCCATTCCGGCTGGAGCAGCACCTGCCGCGGACCGACCTCCGGCCGGAAGGGTTGTGA
- the crtI gene encoding phytoene desaturase family protein, with product MPKRVLIVGAGPGGLAAALLLARAGLQVIILEKQPRVGGRTSCLEGNGFRFDLGPTFFLYPQVLEEIFAAVGRDLYQEVPMKRLDPQYRLVFGAGGELLCSPDVDRMEAEIARLSPTDARAFRLFLKNNRVKLEKFAPCLQMPFEGWQDLVNRRMLAVLPHLKPWRSLHAEMARYFRDPRLQLAFTFQSKYLGMSPFQCPSLFSILSFLEYEYGIWHPIGGCNALTRAMARVATEMGVELHLNEPVLEILIQNRRAVGVRTATARYDADAVVVNADFAHAMTTLIPNHLRRKWTDETIARKRFSCSTFMMYLGIEGTCEELQHHNIYIAADYRRNLEDIEQRHVLSEDPSFYVQNPCRTDPTLAPAGHSLLYVLVPVSHRHPNIQWNQERNRFRQLVLRQLERIGVRNLEPRIRFERIITPDDWEQQMNIYKGATFNLAHNLGQMLIFRPHNRFEEFDRLYLVGGGTHPGSGLPVIFESARITSRLLLEDLA from the coding sequence ATGCCAAAACGCGTCCTGATTGTGGGAGCCGGACCCGGCGGACTGGCCGCCGCCCTGCTTTTGGCCCGGGCCGGGTTGCAGGTCATCATCCTCGAAAAGCAGCCCCGCGTCGGCGGGCGCACTTCATGCCTCGAAGGCAACGGATTTCGGTTCGACCTTGGCCCCACCTTCTTTCTCTATCCCCAGGTGCTCGAGGAAATCTTCGCCGCAGTGGGCCGGGACCTGTATCAGGAGGTCCCCATGAAGCGACTGGACCCCCAATACCGGCTGGTGTTTGGGGCCGGCGGCGAGCTGCTCTGTTCCCCCGACGTCGACCGCATGGAGGCCGAAATCGCACGCCTTTCGCCCACGGATGCCCGCGCCTTCCGCCTTTTCCTGAAGAACAATCGGGTCAAGCTCGAAAAGTTTGCCCCCTGCCTGCAAATGCCCTTTGAGGGATGGCAGGATCTGGTCAACCGGCGCATGCTCGCCGTTTTGCCGCATTTGAAGCCGTGGAGGTCGCTCCATGCCGAAATGGCCCGCTACTTTCGCGATCCCCGCCTTCAGTTGGCATTCACCTTCCAGTCCAAGTACCTGGGCATGTCCCCGTTTCAGTGTCCCAGCTTGTTCTCGATCCTGTCCTTCCTGGAGTACGAATATGGCATCTGGCATCCCATCGGCGGCTGCAACGCCCTCACGCGCGCCATGGCACGGGTCGCCACAGAGATGGGAGTTGAGCTACACCTGAACGAACCGGTCCTGGAAATCCTGATCCAAAACCGCCGTGCCGTTGGGGTCCGAACCGCGACGGCTCGTTACGATGCCGATGCGGTCGTTGTGAATGCCGACTTCGCCCACGCCATGACCACCCTCATTCCAAACCATCTGCGCCGTAAATGGACCGACGAAACCATCGCCCGAAAGCGCTTCTCCTGTTCCACGTTCATGATGTACCTGGGCATTGAGGGAACCTGCGAGGAGCTGCAACACCATAACATCTACATTGCAGCCGATTACCGCCGAAACCTCGAGGACATCGAGCAGCGCCACGTGCTTTCGGAGGACCCATCGTTCTACGTCCAAAATCCGTGCCGCACGGATCCCACGCTCGCACCGGCCGGCCACAGCCTCCTTTACGTTCTAGTGCCGGTGAGCCACAGGCACCCCAATATCCAGTGGAACCAGGAACGCAACAGATTCCGCCAGTTGGTGCTGCGACAGCTTGAGCGGATCGGCGTCCGCAACCTGGAGCCGCGCATCCGTTTCGAGCGCATCATCACACCGGACGACTGGGAACAACAGATGAACATTTACAAGGGCGCAACCTTCAACCTCGCCCATAATCTGGGACAGATGCTAATCTTTCGCCCGCACAACCGCTTTGAGGAATTCGACCGACTCTATCTGGTTGGCGGGGGCACCCACCCCGGTAGCGGCCTGCCGGTCATCTTCGAATCCGCACGCATTACCTCCCGGCTGCTCCTCGAAGACCTCGCCTGA
- a CDS encoding phytoene desaturase family protein has product MQANKKVIVIGAGLGGISAAISLRQAGYEVELLEKNERIGGKLNVLRAEGFTFDLGPSILTLPHILARLFERSGREMRDYITLRPVRPHWRCFFEDGTVVDLVPEPAAMAEQARRVKEPPENVERFLEYSGRLFDLIHEGYFEQGLDNWRDFARHYGLWKFLRFDLFRSMHQAVAAHFRTSYFRDIFDFFIKYVGSSALRAPAFMNCLPTIQFRYDLWYVDGGLYRIAEALQRLMQELGIRIQCGVEVIRITRNGSRVTGVVTAEGAFHPADIVVSNMEVVPAHAELLGEDRTVVASLERRLEPACSGLVIDVGLDCQYPQLAHHNFFFSKDQKAHFAEVFERYELPSDPTLYVVAASRTDPTVAPPGCDCLKILPHIPYIREDRPWGPQDYEALKDRVLSKLERMGLKDLRRHIVYEHVLTPPDIRRLYHSHRGSIYGVVSDRWRNLAFKAPKQSRRYPNLFFVGGSVNPGGGVPMVLLCGQNVAKQVMAWDRS; this is encoded by the coding sequence ATGCAGGCGAACAAGAAGGTTATCGTGATCGGCGCGGGCCTGGGCGGGATCTCTGCCGCCATTAGCCTGCGCCAAGCGGGTTACGAGGTTGAGCTCCTGGAAAAAAACGAGCGGATTGGCGGAAAGCTCAACGTCCTCAGGGCGGAGGGATTCACTTTTGACCTGGGTCCCTCGATTTTAACCCTGCCGCACATCCTGGCCCGCCTGTTCGAACGAAGTGGCCGGGAGATGCGGGACTACATCACCCTGCGCCCGGTCCGGCCCCACTGGCGGTGCTTTTTCGAGGATGGAACGGTGGTCGATCTGGTGCCGGAACCGGCCGCCATGGCGGAGCAGGCCCGCCGCGTGAAAGAACCGCCGGAGAACGTGGAACGGTTCCTGGAGTATTCCGGCCGCCTCTTTGACCTGATTCATGAGGGGTACTTTGAGCAGGGGTTGGATAACTGGCGGGATTTCGCCCGGCATTACGGGCTCTGGAAGTTTCTTCGGTTTGACCTGTTCCGGTCCATGCACCAGGCGGTGGCGGCGCACTTCCGCACCTCATACTTCCGCGACATTTTCGATTTTTTCATCAAGTACGTCGGCTCGTCCGCGCTCCGCGCACCTGCGTTCATGAATTGTCTGCCCACAATCCAGTTCCGTTACGACCTTTGGTACGTGGACGGTGGGCTGTATCGCATCGCGGAGGCGCTCCAACGGTTGATGCAGGAGCTGGGGATCCGAATTCAATGCGGCGTGGAGGTCATACGGATCACACGCAACGGATCACGGGTCACCGGCGTGGTCACGGCAGAGGGTGCATTTCACCCGGCTGATATCGTGGTGTCCAACATGGAGGTTGTGCCGGCCCATGCTGAGCTGCTGGGTGAAGATCGGACGGTTGTGGCGTCGTTGGAGAGGAGGTTGGAGCCGGCGTGTTCGGGCCTGGTTATCGATGTGGGGCTCGACTGTCAGTACCCGCAGCTGGCGCACCACAACTTCTTTTTCAGCAAAGACCAGAAGGCCCACTTTGCCGAGGTGTTTGAGCGGTATGAACTGCCGAGCGACCCCACGCTGTACGTGGTGGCCGCATCGCGTACGGACCCCACGGTGGCTCCGCCGGGATGTGACTGCCTGAAGATTCTCCCGCATATCCCCTACATTCGGGAGGATCGCCCCTGGGGACCGCAAGATTATGAGGCCCTCAAAGACAGGGTCCTGAGCAAGCTGGAGCGCATGGGGCTCAAAGACCTGCGCAGGCATATCGTTTATGAGCACGTTCTAACGCCCCCCGATATCCGGCGCCTTTACCATTCCCATCGGGGATCCATCTACGGGGTCGTCAGCGACCGTTGGAGGAACCTTGCGTTCAAGGCTCCCAAGCAGAGCCGTCGTTACCCGAACTTGTTTTTTGTGGGCGGCTCGGTGAATCCGGGCGGCGGAGTACCGATGGTGCTGCTCTGCGGGCAGAATGTGGCCAAACAGGTGATGGCATGGGACCGGAGCTGA
- a CDS encoding glycosyltransferase family 2 protein, which produces MGPELILPLAALGVSSIGWALIPYLRTPLPAPERAGRRRLTVIIPARNEEHNLPRLLESLRRQPAPPDEVIVVDDASTDRTAAIARAHGARVISSAPLPDGWRGKPWACQQGADAAGGEILLFLDADTWFEAGGLDRALSMYAGGAFSLAPYHVIRKPYEELSMFFNILMALGAAGTTLFGPMLLVDRESYRRVGGHARAKERILENVWLGEAFREAGVPVHSGVGRGILSFRMYPGGVRELVEGWLKGFASGAGKTGRLRLFMIITWLTGLTAVALGCCVTQGAWPWAVAYGACVVQVACLARRVGSFGIPAAVLYPLPLLFFFALFLTGTARRGGEVSWKGRTIHAD; this is translated from the coding sequence ATGGGACCGGAGCTGATCCTGCCGCTGGCAGCGCTGGGAGTATCCTCGATCGGATGGGCGTTGATCCCATATCTTCGAACGCCCCTACCGGCGCCCGAGCGTGCAGGCCGACGGCGACTCACCGTGATCATTCCAGCCCGGAACGAGGAGCATAACCTTCCACGGCTCCTTGAATCCCTTCGTCGGCAGCCTGCTCCACCCGACGAGGTGATCGTGGTGGATGACGCTTCCACGGACCGTACCGCTGCCATTGCCCGGGCTCACGGTGCCCGGGTGATCTCCTCAGCACCGCTTCCCGATGGCTGGCGTGGGAAACCCTGGGCATGCCAACAGGGCGCGGACGCGGCCGGCGGAGAAATCCTTTTGTTTTTGGATGCCGATACGTGGTTTGAGGCCGGCGGCTTGGACAGGGCGTTGTCCATGTATGCCGGAGGCGCTTTCTCCCTGGCCCCCTATCATGTAATCCGTAAGCCCTACGAGGAATTGTCCATGTTCTTCAACATCCTTATGGCCCTGGGAGCGGCGGGGACGACTCTGTTCGGCCCCATGTTGTTGGTGGATCGGGAGAGCTACCGGCGTGTGGGCGGGCATGCACGTGCAAAGGAACGTATTCTGGAAAATGTGTGGTTGGGCGAGGCTTTTCGTGAGGCCGGTGTGCCTGTGCACAGCGGCGTGGGGCGGGGGATTCTGTCCTTCCGCATGTATCCGGGAGGGGTACGAGAACTGGTGGAGGGTTGGCTGAAGGGATTTGCCTCCGGAGCGGGTAAAACCGGCAGACTCAGGCTGTTCATGATCATCACCTGGCTGACAGGCCTGACGGCCGTGGCGCTGGGCTGCTGTGTTACCCAGGGGGCATGGCCCTGGGCGGTTGCCTATGGTGCGTGCGTTGTTCAGGTTGCCTGCCTGGCCCGTCGGGTGGGCTCGTTCGGAATTCCCGCGGCCGTCTTATACCCGCTTCCGCTGCTTTTCTTTTTCGCGCTTTTCCTGACGGGAACGGCGCGCCGCGGTGGGGAGGTGTCGTGGAAGGGACGAACCATCCATGCTGACTGA
- a CDS encoding YgaP-like transmembrane domain, which translates to MKSSQPNIGPTGRWLRAAVGIVLLGVAWWAVGQDRRLAALLAVLGVFCLYEAARGWCLLRACGIKTKW; encoded by the coding sequence GTGAAGTCTTCTCAACCCAATATTGGGCCCACGGGCCGATGGTTGCGAGCCGCGGTCGGGATTGTATTGCTTGGCGTTGCCTGGTGGGCGGTTGGTCAGGATCGTCGGTTGGCCGCCCTGCTGGCCGTGCTCGGGGTATTCTGCCTGTACGAGGCCGCACGCGGCTGGTGCCTTTTGCGGGCCTGCGGCATCAAGACGAAGTGGTGA
- a CDS encoding aldehyde dehydrogenase family protein gives MTTVREILDEQRAFFRTGATRPLEFRVEQLRRLQDALKAGENFLLQALAKDLGRPAPEAVVSEIAMVAAEIEYAAAKLRRWVRPQRRRVPLLAFPASGWIQPEPLGVVLILGPWNYPVQLLLMPLVGAIAAGNCAVLKPSELAPETSRALARLIRDTFSPAHVRLLEGGPDLAEALVSEPFDKIFFTGSRSTGRRVMLAAAHHLTPVVLELGGKSPCIVCKDAPLDVAARRIAWGKFLNAGQTCVAPDFVLVEEPVCEALIEALTRAIREFFGDNPRRSADYGRIVNRAHFERLRSLLSGGRVILGGDMDAESLYFGPTLITDVSPDAPLMQEEIFGPLLPILSFRHLDEALEWLAQQPAPLALYLFTRQRAIQERVLARTRSGGVCINDTILQVAARELPFGGLGPSGMGVYHGHASFQTFSHYRPVLRRSLFPDWRWRYPPSRLALSRLKCLARWLLRW, from the coding sequence ATGACAACGGTAAGGGAAATCCTCGACGAGCAGCGCGCATTCTTTCGCACCGGCGCCACCCGTCCGCTCGAGTTCAGGGTCGAACAGTTGCGCCGCCTGCAGGATGCCCTCAAGGCCGGGGAAAACTTCCTGCTTCAGGCGCTGGCGAAAGATCTCGGTCGACCCGCTCCTGAGGCCGTGGTCAGCGAGATCGCGATGGTAGCCGCCGAGATCGAATACGCAGCGGCCAAGCTGCGTCGCTGGGTTCGACCGCAAAGGCGCCGGGTGCCCCTTCTGGCGTTCCCAGCCAGCGGATGGATTCAGCCCGAGCCGCTGGGTGTGGTGCTCATTCTGGGGCCGTGGAATTATCCGGTGCAACTGTTGCTGATGCCCCTGGTGGGAGCCATCGCGGCTGGCAACTGTGCCGTGCTCAAACCTTCGGAACTGGCTCCCGAAACCTCCAGGGCCCTCGCCCGGCTGATTCGCGACACGTTCTCCCCTGCCCATGTAAGGTTGCTGGAAGGGGGGCCCGATCTGGCCGAAGCCCTGGTGAGTGAGCCCTTTGACAAGATTTTCTTTACGGGCAGCCGGTCCACAGGCCGGCGCGTTATGTTGGCCGCGGCACACCATCTCACCCCCGTTGTGCTGGAGCTGGGCGGCAAGTCTCCCTGCATCGTGTGCAAGGATGCACCCTTGGACGTGGCCGCCCGGCGCATTGCCTGGGGCAAGTTTCTCAACGCCGGTCAGACGTGCGTGGCGCCGGACTTCGTCCTGGTGGAGGAACCCGTGTGCGAGGCCCTGATCGAAGCCCTCACGCGCGCCATCCGCGAGTTTTTCGGGGACAACCCCCGCCGGAGCGCCGACTATGGGCGCATTGTGAATCGGGCGCATTTCGAACGTCTGCGTTCCTTGCTGTCGGGTGGGCGGGTGATCTTGGGCGGCGACATGGATGCGGAAAGTCTGTACTTCGGTCCCACGCTCATCACCGACGTTTCGCCCGATGCGCCCTTGATGCAAGAGGAGATCTTCGGCCCTCTTTTGCCCATTCTCAGTTTCCGACATTTGGATGAGGCCCTGGAATGGCTGGCTCAACAACCCGCCCCTCTCGCGCTCTATCTGTTCACACGGCAGCGCGCCATCCAGGAGCGGGTCCTGGCCCGAACCCGCTCCGGCGGCGTCTGCATCAATGACACAATCCTCCAGGTGGCTGCCCGCGAACTGCCGTTTGGGGGACTGGGCCCCAGCGGGATGGGTGTTTACCACGGTCATGCCAGTTTCCAGACCTTTTCGCATTACCGGCCCGTGTTGCGTCGGTCACTCTTCCCGGACTGGCGGTGGCGCTATCCGCCTTCGCGGTTGGCGCTTTCCAGGCTGAAGTGCCTGGCAAGGTGGTTGTTACGATGGTGA